Below is a genomic region from Candidatus Effluviviaceae Genus V sp..
CGCGATCGAAGAGCCGTGCCACATCCTCGTCGGGATGTCGGCCAGCGACTGCCAGACGTCGGAGGCGATGTCGTACCGCTCGAATGTCCCGGTGCCGTTCCCCTCGCAGCAGTAGAGATACCCGCCCTGACCCGGCCAGACCAGCGAGTGACCGGCCCGACGGACGTTCCCTGGATAGTTCTCGAGGGCGAACCACTGGTCGGCGGCGATCGAGTACCCGACGAACCCCGACGTCCCGTTCCCCTGGACCATGTAGATCGTATCGCCACCCGCCCACGCGAGGCTCGCCGCCCAGTAGGGATCCCGAATCGTGTCGGCGAGCTGGGTCCACTGGTCGAGGTCGATGTCGTACCGCCAGAAGGCGTAGTCGGTTGCACCCTCGTTGCCGCCGGCTATCGCGTAGAGCGACGCGTCGTTCACACGCACCAACGCGGCGCCAAGCCCGGCGCCCGGCGGGAAGCTGCTCAGGCTCTGCCACGTTGCCGCGTTGAACCACTCGATGGGAGACGGTCCCGATGACGAAGAGGAACACCCGGCTATGACGACCAGGGCGAGACAGATGACAGCGAGCAATGCGACAACACGCATGGCTCCCTCCTTCGAAAGACCACATGGCACCCGGACTGCGCGTATCGTACGGGAGAGGTGATGAAGCGTCAAGCATGGGTGCCGCGGCGCGGGACGGGTTGGGCAGACGGTGTGAGTGGGTCCCGACGATGGGGACGCCACGGCAGGCGCTCCCGCCGCGCACGACACGAGAATGTAAAAACAACTTGACATGAAGTCAAGTTGACTTTACACTGACCACCATGGGAACCAGGCAGACCGTCAGGAACACCGTGAAGCGGCACCGCGTCGGCGTCGACGGCATGACGCAGCAGGATCTGGCCGATCTTGTCGGCGTCACACGGCAGACCATCCACGCGATCGAGAAGGGCCGCTACAACCCGTCCGTCGGCCTCGCGCTCTCACTGGCGCGGGTCTTCGTGACGACCGTCGAGGAACTCTTCCAACTCGACGAGGAGGACAGCCATGATGAGCGGTAACAGCCACAGGGGACGCCGCCCTACGACGGTCACACTGGTCGGCGGCGCGGTCTTCGTGATCGGAATCGCCCTGACCTCGCTGAGCTGGTGGTTCCTGCTGCTCGTCGCGGCGGCGGCCGTCGTGCCGGGGCTCCTCCGCGAGCTCGGGGTGCTCAAGGACCAGGACGAGTTCCAGCGACAGGCCGCGAGGAAGGCCGGGTACCACGCCTACCTGGCCGGTCTCGTCGTGACGTTCGTCTTCGCCACCGCCCTGCGCGCCGGGGCGCCCATCGAGGCCGAACCGGGTGAGATGGCGGAGCTTGTCCTCATCGTCATCTGGTTCACGTGGTTCCTGAGCTGGCTGCTCGCCTACTGGGGACCGAAGCGCACGGCGTCGAGGCTCCTCTACATTTTCGGGACGGTCTGGCTCCTCTTCAACATCCTCGCCAACCTGTCGAGCTTCGTCGCGCTCGTCATGCAGTCGCTCCTCGCCGCCCCCTTCTTCGCGCTGGCCTGGGCGGCGAACCGATGGCCGCGTGGCACAGGCATCGTTCTCATCCTGACGTCGCTCTTCTTCGCTAACATGTTCGACACGTTCGAACGCCTGTTCAGCACGGACCCGTTCGACAACGGAGCTCCGTTCGTGCTCGTCCTCTTCATCGGGCCGCTCCTCGCCAGCGGCATCGCGCTGCTGCGGGTGCGGAACGCCCCTGAGGAGGAAGACGACGAGACCGAGGAGCCCGCATGACGCCGCACCGGGACGTGCCGGAGCGGCGCCGGGCAAGGGAGGGAGACCACATGAGGACGAGAATACTGATCACGGTCGTCGCGACCGCTGCGCTGGCCGCCATGGCGATCGCCGGCGCGACCGCGGAGGAGGCGCCGCGGACCGGCACCTTCAACACCCGAGCCGTTGCCCTGTGCTACGGGCGTTCCGACGCCTTCCGGAAACGCATCGAGGCGATGCGCGCCGAGCACGAGCAGGCAATGGAGGCCGGCGACAGCACGCGCGTGGCCGAGCTCGAACAGTGGGGACCCGCGCTCCAGGACACGCTGCACCGACAGGTGTTCGGCGACGCGCCCATCTGGAACATCATCGACCTCCTCGAGGACGACCTCCCGGCGATCGCCGAGAGGGCCGGCGTCGATGCGATCGTCGTCCCGATCCACGGTCGGCCGGGCAACGGGCTGGTCGACATCACGCGGGCGATGGTCGAGCCCTTCGACCCGGACGAGCAGACGCTCGCCATGATGGAGGACCTGATGGGAACCGAGCCTGTCGAGATGGAGTGACGACTCGCGAGGAGTCGGGGATCACCGCACGAGGACGACCGTGCGGGTGACCGATGCGTTCCCGGCGCGCGCTCGGACGACATAGACGCCGGACGCCACGCGCCTGCCGTCCTCTCCTGTTCCGTCCCAGATGACGACGTGTCCTTCGTCGTCACCCCCTCCCGGAAGCGGAAGACGACGCACGAGCCGTCCCGCGACGTCGTACACGGTCAGCTCGGCCGTGCCGGCGCCGGGACCCCCGCAGACAAGCCGGACGCGGCCGCGTGACGGGTTCGGCGAGGCGTGGAGTGCGATCTGAACCGGGCCGTCCTTCTCCCCCCGCCCCCCTCGACGCATCCTTCCGGCGAGCGGTCGCTGCCTCGCGAGGGCCTCGAGGAAGTAGTACTCGGCGTAGATGATCGGGACGTCGACCT
It encodes:
- a CDS encoding helix-turn-helix domain-containing protein, coding for MGTRQTVRNTVKRHRVGVDGMTQQDLADLVGVTRQTIHAIEKGRYNPSVGLALSLARVFVTTVEELFQLDEEDSHDER